Proteins encoded in a region of the Anopheles aquasalis chromosome 2, idAnoAquaMG_Q_19, whole genome shotgun sequence genome:
- the LOC126574664 gene encoding putative gustatory receptor 2a, producing the protein MMLLLLLGSVSYNLVFCYIAGVIPFGYNFRSGRFVQGPTSRLVAIGASLLLLLWISLQLGYRKQSNRMAIPKVGMQDVIHAIERLVLNGNCLLIGVLQLLHRDQYRRLLMELLTGVRSWQLASHRTAIAIFTKLVLLPGTIYGLHLLVYAFLVSFELSIVEVVLSMVSLIPNMVHVNNFYVLMSLHRSTLREINGKLANLWTVCNHPTGSSDDQHHRALVSETEPVSIRLHRQLLAYQECAAGLYRLLRFYDLPVAMYLLILIGEVITKIFFQFTYFYGLVHGPASPLVLDLLGAAMLVVFAIEISLLVGVCQGISQESHNIKSSVHRLSLVAGQDAHFRYTVKSFLLWLNHARLEVSIAGMFTLDCEMLFGMVSTIATFVVLLTQFHIAYSGTGRTEPNSSTNISLLARAA; encoded by the exons atgatgctgctgctgttgctcggttCCGTCTCCTACAATCTGGTGTTTTGCTACATTGCCGGTGTAATTCCCTTCGGTTACAACTTCCGAAGTGGACGCTTTGTCCAAGGCCCAACGTCTCGGTTGGTGGCAATCGGGGCgagccttctgctgctgctctggatCAGTCTGCAGCTGGGCTACCGAAAGCAGTCCAATCGGATGGCCATTCCGAAGGTGGGCATGCAGGACGTCATACACGCCATCGAGCGTCTCGTGCTCAACGGAAACTGTCTGCTGATCGGGGTGCTGCAATTGCTGCACCGAGACCAGTACCGTCGGCTTCTTATGGAGTTGTTAACTGGTGTCCGCTCGTGGCAACTGGCATCCCAtcgcaccgccatcgccatcttcACTAAGCTCGTCCTCCTCCCGGGCACCATCTACGGACTACATCTGCTCGTGTACGCATTCTTGGTGAGCTTCGAGCTGAGCATCGTCGAAGTGGTGCTCTCGATGGTTTCCCTTATTCCCAACATGGTCCACGTGAACAACTTCTACGTCTTGATGTCGCTTCACCGATCGACGCTCCGGGAAATCAACGGAAAACTTGCCAACCTTTGGACCGTCTGCAACCATCCGACCGGTAGCAGcgacgaccagcaccaccgtgcaCTGGTCTCCGAGACCGAACCCGTCTCCATCCGGTTGCACCGGCAACTGTTGGCGTATCAAGAGTGTGCTGCCGGGTTGTACCGGCTTCTTCGCTTCTACGATCTCCCGGTGGCCATGTATTTGTTAATTTTGATCGGAGAAGTTATAACAAAG ATCTTCTTTCAATTTACATACTTTTACGGCCTCGTCCATGGTCCTGCAAGTCCACTGGTGCTGGATCTGCTGGGAGCGGCCATGCTGGTAGTGTTTGCCATCGAAATCAGCCTGCTGGTCGGTGTGTGCCAGGGTATATCGCAAGAG AGTCACAACATAAAATCGTCCGTCCACCGGTTGTCCCTGGTGGCGGGGCAGGATGCACACTTTCGGTACACGGTGAAGTCCTTCCTGCTGTGGCTGAACCATGCGAGGCTCGAGGTCAGCATAGCCGGCATGTTCACGCTGGACTGCGAGATGCTGTTCGGA ATGGTTTCCACCATTGCCACCTTCGTCGTACTGCTGACACAGTTCCATATCGCCTACAGCGGTaccggacgaacggaaccgaacagCTCAACCAACATATCACTGTTAGCCCGAGCGGCATGA